From a single Tachypleus tridentatus isolate NWPU-2018 chromosome 6, ASM421037v1, whole genome shotgun sequence genomic region:
- the LOC143254285 gene encoding uncharacterized protein LOC143254285, with protein sequence MEFRQVKLVLFVVVMWAVIAPSTAPCPHTYKPVCGANGEVYDNECLLNKAGIERAESWETCRGHELCPSVCTEEYDPVCVEGKIYGNRCVMQSHFCGKVMHENPLEACL encoded by the exons ATGGAATTTCGTCAAGTAAAGTTGGTTTTGTTTGTCGTAGTTATGTGGGCGGTAATTG CGCCCTCTACTGCTCCTTGCCCTCACACTTACAAACCTGTTTGCGGTGCTAATGGAGAAGTCTACGATAATGAGTGTTTACTAAACAAGGCAGG gaTAGAACGTGCTGAATCATGGGAAACTTGCCGCGGACATGAACTCTGCCCTTCTGTCTGTACTGAAGAGTACGATCCTGTTTGTGTTGAAGGCAAGATATATGGAAACCGATGTGTGATGCAGTCTCACTTCTGCGG AAAAGTCATGCACGAGAATCCACTAGAAGCTTGCCTGTAG